One window from the genome of Hydractinia symbiolongicarpus strain clone_291-10 chromosome 1, HSymV2.1, whole genome shotgun sequence encodes:
- the LOC130636778 gene encoding uncharacterized protein LOC130636778, whose amino-acid sequence MPASSKPKISLNPISVDKNNSFAKGMLGTQLISATPAITKTSIKSQSSIISVAHTFITEKSSSVSIISVIKRKNTSKESIGSTVIIQNTSNTSNIKRTFTKQSFSTILKPSIYELKSHSLEGTIKKIGTSSIKLTASLSVTANSKDIYTFLTKEKTISTSSSTSILTANNVIVNATKRHTLASFTSAADITSFLFKTVQPTQKLTTTKINYSGSIVDNNVTSAVARTSGKLIKTLFISPSKTENQMSLTTRISITCSNSLCIGKTNGNYKHPDNPHFILQCVNERAHCTSCWPKSLFFVPECNKCLYQQSDAIKCISLSISAKTTASSTMTPVTTRTPIKTLQTTKMTNQKTTNPITTTTTTILMFKCPNICEIKAPQFSGVMAHPTHKNYFISCWLGRRIACMKCPVSLFFNEAIGACDFPWNL is encoded by the exons ATGCCTGCCAGTAGCAAACCAAAAATTTCATTAAATCCAATAAGTGTGGACAAAAATAATTCATTTGCAAAAGGGATGTTGGGAACGCAATTAATCTCTGCCACGCCAGCTATAACAAAAACATCAATAAAAAGTCAAAGCTCGATTATATCAGTTGCCCACACCTTTATCACAGAAAAATCATCTTCTGTATCTATAATATCAGTAATAAAGAGGAAAAACACATCAAAAGAATCAATAGGCAGTACTGTTATTATCCAGAACACATCCAATACATCAAATATAAAGAGAACATTTACGAAACAATCATTTTCTACTATATTAAAACCATCTATATATGAACTAAAAAGTCATTCTCTAGAAGGTACCATTAAAAAAATTGGAACGTCGTCTATTAAATTAACTGCTTCTTTATCCGTCACAGCAAATTCGAAAGATATTTATACATTCctgacaaaagaaaaaacaatttcaacTTCCAGTTCTACTTCAATTTTGACAGCAAATAATGTCATCGTTAATGCAACTAAAAGACACACATTGGCATCTTTCACGTCTGCAGCGGATATAACTTCCTTTCTTTTCAAAACAGTACAACCCACACAAAAATTGACgactacaaaaataaattactcCGGTAGTATTGTTGACAATAATGTAACGAGTGCTGTAGCAAGAACAAGTGGAAAACTTATAAAAACTCTGTTTATCTCGCCGTCGAAAACAGAAAACCAAATGTCATTAACCACAAGAATTTCAATAACAT GCTCAAACAGCTTGTGCATTGGAAAAACAAACGGCAATTACAAACACCCTGACAATCCTCATTTCATTCTGCAATGTGTGAACGAGAGAGCTCATTGTACTTCATGTTGGCCAAAGTCGTTATTCTTTGTTCCTGAGTGCAACAAATGCTTGTATCAACAATCAG acgCTATTAAATGTATCTCCTTATCAATATCAGCAAAAACAACAGCATCATCAACAATGACACCTGTAACTACAAGGACACCAATAAAAACTCTTCAAACAACAAAAATGACAAACCAGAAAACTACTAATCCCATCACTACTACAACAACGACAATTTTAATGTTTAAATGTCCAAATATTTGTGAGATCAAAGCACCTCAGTTCAGTGGAGTTATGGCACATCCTACTCATAAAAACTATTTTATATCGTGTTGGCTGGGACGAAGAATAGCTTGTATGAAATGCCCAGTATCTTTATTCTTTAATGAAGCAATAGGCGCATGTGATTTTCCTTGGAACTTGTAA